A single region of the Zygotorulaspora mrakii chromosome 4, complete sequence genome encodes:
- the HKR1 gene encoding Hkr1p (similar to Saccharomyces cerevisiae HKR1 (YDR420W); ancestral locus Anc_5.524) produces MQQVQVIIRRLCIICVFILAVRAQSNTERESNTVGSTLSNYDASESTLPSISRSFMPLAGSSAGATSTTSTEATSTTSTEGTSTTNTEGISTTNAQATSTTSTESTLTTSRAGTLTSSAGAGVAISTDAVLTASAEATPTTSAESSAITSAESSATTSAESSATTSAESTPTTSAEATSTTSTQALSTTSAESSATTSAESSATTSAESSVTTSAESTPTTSAEATSTTSTQALSTTSAESSVTTSTESSVTTSAESIPSTNTEGTSTTNAQATSTISAESIPTTSRAGTLTSSAGVGEATSTDAVPTPNAQALSTTSAEATSSSADDSFTTSTKAINANSVFTTSRVPTPTTSTDAVFTTSTDAVFTTITDAVFTTSTDAVFTSRPNPEFTTTDADYRRQTEPSTTSRRSTRDSASLYTDEVESAIISVGTSTGSRIDSRSREPAAYFGSATTAATFFSDSSPASQIYTELPTSSSAATTNFESTSDSNAPVSYESVAAQEGSSLLRSTSSLTDLPHGSSLPYGEATDLETATTSDTQGTSNISPPTTYMVSTAFSPTFQSSGISSMSYVTASSFSTEPNVETSDPQDSTDQYRTILSGSSESTSQIVSSLDTESSITAQDVRPYSSSERSRSVETSEASTHFSFTTDIYSAASRVDGSTRTDQSSSSSLLSNIESSDGYRNTMRVSATTAPTGGSSAARGVSTSINQETLLTSSGAAQNSAIERPSALSTSSRIVFTTSSEIPINSFSRSATRAPIVTTTNMISNGASTEQLILNSDISSSDTFYSSDILSPGASFSSMGRQQLSSRSTIVEDQSRSLQSTAVSRVTGSSSSYSSITRIQSSSQSSGSGQLIQTTSGTSDQSRSLDILQSLLSHGISASVHSGASHFASYFSTQVITPNSNAVSNSAIHSRPSSSASASTGQTNRDQRSEQSFSSQTKSSSRDVNSEFISINPTPVKTSKSHKSTTTSNMSIDTARPLPSGTRGTQLTSDGSSPIYIGSRDQTRVTELPTWLPKSIVMQSSLQTTFTSTFNPSVTETLPRLIAPPTEVVPDPDSVVVTIGFKYSLNYEFLVGNPLASAQIFQFLPSVLSFPFQFQMEQDEVVIGNVLLSSTNNKVITTVLSPSDKSSRLKIREVRQSVNVSQVKVRQIVPMLISGHNYLVSLAEVYFPNIYVSDLAQYVSRNDSQLYNNTVPSLFSLASLIDPSIPITGLVNSDVSPSRSTRTRVTGTWQTGPVISGGGSFGGNASPSLNHRIKIRLAIFLTCLVIGPLAWILLFMYFHKLLYGRYRAGGKMCDDQENPLQEGAVLVQDNTSEHSLPSAFATPIFDEKNGSLERQYDSNDTLQVPDDLIITGENTVYSTSHGLEYFVDSEGNFYYSGTNEHFTSDENGTTKDEEFEETENTEDIDDYLYIEDQERSIITADENSYNVGSLELDEDGDYVVEDINISEKNFSAGTNNSNTIESYNNSNLYQLAKASPHYERNHHNTDSNTPGFTGSNSDSGHHLSTESNQAPLYVNGSGESYNQDTKDLARLAVSVDDIDEFLYNDDDDGDDPLDIEIDDIDDGGVADIHVDELDELDEEIYKRLSKIANQKSQNNVFHKGPFFAGRS; encoded by the coding sequence ATGCAACAAGTCCAAGTAATAATACGACGTTTGTGCATAATATGCGTATTCATACTTGCTGTTCGAGCCCAATCGAACACAGAGAGAGAATCAAATACAGTTGGGTCAACACTCTCGAACTACGATGCCAGTGAAAGTACACTGCCCAGTATTTCGCGAAGCTTCATGCCACTTGCAGGGTCAAGCGCAGGAGCAACGTCCACTACAAGCACAGAAGCAACTTCCACAACAAGCACAGAAGGAACATCCACAACAAACACAGAAGGAATATCCACTACAAACGCACAAGCAACTTCCACAACAAGCACAGAATCAACTCTCACTACAAGTAGAGCGGGAACTTTGACCTCAAGTGCCGGGGCAGGTGTAGCCATAAGTACTGATGCAGTGCTCACGGCAAGCGCAGAAGCAACCCCCACCACAAGCGCAGAATCAAGTGCCATCACAAGCGCAGAATCAAGTGCCACCACAAGCGCAGAATCAAGTGCCACTACAAGCGCAGAATCAACTCCCACAACAAGCGCAGAAGCAACATCCACAACAAGCACACAAGCATTGTCCACCACAAGCGCAGAATCAAGTGCCACTACAAGCGCAGAATCAAGTGCCACCACAAGCGCAGAATCAAGTGTCACTACAAGCGCAGAATCAACTCCCACAACAAGCGCAGAAGCAACATCCACAACAAGCACACAAGCATTGTCCACCACAAGCGCAGAATCAAGTGTCACTACAAGCACAGAATCAAGTGTCACTACAAGCGCAGAATCAATTCCCTCAACAAACACAGAAGGAACATCCACTACAAACGCACAAGCAACTTCCACAATAAGCGCAGAATCAATTCCCACAACAAGTAGAGCGGGAACTTTGACCTCAAGTGCCGGGGTAGGTGAAGCCACAAGTACTGATGCAGTGCCCACGCCAAACGCACAAGCATTGAGCACGACAAGTGCCGAGGCAACTTCCTCTAGTGCAGATGATAGCTTTACAACAAGCACTAAGGCAATAAATGCAAATTCTGTCTTCACAACGAGCAGAGTACCAACGCCCACAACAAGCACAGATGCAGTTTTCACAACAAGCACAGATGCAGTTTTCACAACAATCACAGATGCAGTTTTCACAACAAGCACGGATGCAGTTTTCACATCAAGACCTAATCCAGAGTTCACAACTACAGATGCTGATTACAGGAGACAAACAGAGCCCAGCACTACCTCCCGGCGGTCAACTAGGGATTCCGCCTCTTTATATACTGATGAAGTGGAAAGCGCTATTATTTCGGTAGGCACTTCGACTGGATCTAGAATCGACTCCCGCAGCAGAGAGCCTGCTGCTTATTTTGGTTCAGCTACTACTGCAGCCACATTTTTCTCTGACTCTTCGCCGGCATCGCAGATATATACCGAGTTACCAACCTCATCTTCTGCTGCAACCacaaactttgaaagtaCCTCAGACAGTAACGCACCTGTATCATACGAATCAGTTGCAGCTCAAGAAGGTTCCTCACTTCTCCGATCGACTTCAAGTTTAACCGACTTGCCACATGGTTCTTCCTTACCTTATGGAGAAGCGACGGATTTGGAGACAGCAACTACTTCTGATACCCAAGgaacttcaaatatctcGCCGCCAACCACATATATGGTGTCAACTGCATTTTCGCCAACTTTTCAATCTTCTGGCATATCAAGTATGTCATATGTGACagcatcatcattttctaCTGAACCAAATGTCGAAACTTCTGATCCCCAGGATTCCACAGATCAATATAGAACGATTCTCTCAGGATCATCTGAAAGCACCTCCCAAATTGTTTCTTCTCTGGACACAGAGAGCAGTATTACCGCGCAGGATGTGAGACCCTACAGCTCCAGTGAAAGGTCTAGATCGGTTGAAACTTCAGAAGCTTCAACACACTTTTCTTTCACAACAGATATTTATTCCGCTGCAAGTCGGGTCGATGGTAGCACCAGAACGGACCAATCATCCTCTAGTAGCTTGCTAAGCAACATAGAGTCATCGGATGGGTACAGAAATACTATGCGAGTTTCAGCTACAACCGCTCCAACGGGAGGCAGCAGCGCTGCAAGAGGCGTCTCAACAAGTATAAACCAAGAAACACTATTGACTAGTTCTGGCGCTGCTCAAAACTCGGCGATTGAACGTCCTAGTGCATTATCAACTAGTAGTCGAATTGTATTCACTACGTCATCGGAAATACCTATAAATTCATTCTCAAGAAGTGCAACAAGGGCACCTATAGTAACAACAACCAATATGATTTCAAATGGAGCATCCACCGAACAATTGATCCTTAATAGTGACATATCATCCAGTGATACTTTTTATTCTTCCGATATTCTTTCACCAGGGGCTTCATTCAGCAGTATGGGTAGACAGCAACTTTCTTCGAGGTCGACGATTGTCGAAGATCAAAGCAGATCTTTGCAATCAACAGCGGTAAGCAGAGTGACGGGATCGTCGAGCTCTTACTCATCAATTACAAGAATCCAAAGTTCATCACAGAGCTCAGGATCAGGACAACTGATACAGACGACATCAGGCACCAGTGATCAGTCCCGTTCACTTGACATCCTCCAATCATTATTGAGTCATGGCATATCAGCATCAGTGCATTCCGGTGCCTCTCACTTTgcttcatatttttcaactcAGGTCATCACTCCAAATAGCAATGCAGTTTCCAATAGTGCCATTCACTCAAGACCATCCTCCTCTGCGTCTGCCAGCACTGGTCAGACCAATAGAGATCAAAGATCTGAACAATCGTTTTCTTCGCAAACGAAAAGTTCCAGTCGTGATGTTAATTCAGAGTTCATTTCTATCAATCCGACACCTGTGAAAACATCTAAATCTCATAAATCCACTACCACTAGCAATATGTCAATTGACACCGCTCGTCCCCTTCCTTCAGGTACAAGGGGAACCCAGCTTACTTCCGATGGCTCCAGTCCTATCTATATCGGCTCAAGAGATCAAACTAGAGTTACTGAACTTCCAACTTGGCTGCCGAAATCTATCGTGATGCAATCGAGTTTGCAGACAACATTCACTTCTACGTTTAATCCCAGTGTTACTGAGACTCTTCCACGTTTGATAGCTCCGCCAACAGAGGTCGTCCCAGATCCGGATTCAGTCGTTGTAACCATTGGTTTCAAATATAGTTTGAATTACGAGTTTTTAGTCGGGAACCCACTGGCCTCtgctcaaatttttcaatttttgccTTCTGTTTTAAgctttccttttcaattccaaaTGGAACAGGATGAGGTAGTCATAGGCAATGTCCTACTTAGTTCCACGAACAATAAAGTGATAACAACAGTTTTATCACCCTCAGATAAATCTTCAAGATTAAAGATTAGAGAAGTCAGACAGAGCGTGAATGTTTCCCAAGTTAAGGTGAGACAGATTGTTCCAATGTTGATCAGCGGCCATAATTATCTAGTTTCATTAGCCGAAGTTTATTTCCCAAACATTTATGTTTCTGATTTGGCTCAATATGTGAGCAGAAACGATTCACAGTTATACAACAATACTGTTCCAAGTTTGTTTTCTTTAGCATCCCTAATAGATCCGTCTATTCCGATAACTGGTTTGGTCAACTCAGATGTATCACCAAGTCGGTCCACGCGTACTAGAGTGACAGGCACATGGCAAACGGGACCAGTTATTTCCGGCGGTGGAAGCTTTGGTGGTAATGCATCACCAAGTTTGAACCATCGAATCAAAATAAGGCTTGCAATATTCCTCACTTGCTTAGTTATCGGTCCGTTAGCGTGGATCCTGCTATTCATGTACTTTCATAAGCTGTTATACGGAAGGTATCGGGCCGGAGGCAAAATGTGCGACGACCAGGAAAACCCTCTCCAAGAAGGAGCTGTTCTTGTGCAAGACAACACCAGTGAACATAGTTTGCCATCAGCCTTTGCAACTCCtatatttgatgaaaaaaatggcagTTTGGAGCGGCAATATGATTCCAATGATACATTGCAGGTGCCAGACGATCTTATTATCACGGGGGAGAACACTGTTTACAGCACTTCTCATGGCTTGGAGTACTTTGTTGATTCAGAGGGAAACTTTTATTATTCTGGCACTAATGAGCACTTTACtagtgatgaaaatggaacCACGAAGGATGAAGAATTCGAGGAAACCGAAAATACCGAAGATATTGATGATTACTTATATAttgaagatcaagaaaggTCCATTATCACagctgatgaaaattcGTATAATGTGGGTAGTCTTGAGCTAGATGAAGATGGAGATtatgttgttgaagatatcaatATCAGCGAGAAGAATTTTTCGGCAGGCACCAACAATTCCAATACTATTGAAAGCTATAACAACAGCAATCTTTATCAATTAGCAAAGGCTTCACCGCATTATGAGCGAAACCATCATAATACTGATTCAAATACTCCGGGTTTTACAGGCAGCAATTCGGACAGCGgtcatcatctttcaaCCGAATCAAACCAAGCCCCGTTATACGTTAATGGCAGTGGAGAATCCTACAATCAGGATACTAAGGATTTGGCGAGATTGGCTGTGAGCGTCGATGATATAGACGAGTTCTTGTATaacgatgacgatgatggtgatgatCCTCTTGATATCGAAATTGACgacattgatgatggaGGTGTCGCTGATATCCATGTCGATGAATTGGATGAACTGGATGAAGAGATTTACAAGagactttcaaagattgctAACCAAAAAAGCCAAAATAATGTTTTTCACAAGGGTCCCTTCTTTGCAGGAAGAAGCTAA
- the ARO80 gene encoding Aro80p (similar to Saccharomyces cerevisiae ARO80 (YDR421W); ancestral locus Anc_5.525): MGKLSSKRHGELTKEGTAKWRRSYKACLNCRTKKVKCDMGPVGNPHGPPCLRCRRERKKCEFPPSKHRVDIGQEVSDMCGIPTASAVKKCGYESSTHSKEVSDSGTSALDSKWKIEVYSMQNALEFLAKAAGSVAHSEGPDINSELNSSSMQNALSKIVKSFSIDQESSAPPECAHNTQSSARAAPFSFEGLGNMQPQLFTKLTDIEFIGDDRVISEMEAIKLIDAFFLRMHPFFPHIPLQLQEPEELVRYPLLLCAILTVSSRYQSFRELKLFEGSSGDRALDIHEKLWAYSQRLISQTIWAEASTRSIGTVLAFLLFTEWNPRAIHSKWQDYANDSESSDSSRRDTRDIGTIKETKGLIGLESIRRSDRMAWMLTGSAVRLAQDMGFIETNCKIFIATHIAETQTAMQVNQRPILAESLNDIKFEENDEAEDIQSLYFNHILENDKSRKRWLKFVQEMRLYEIPEGSRIWKEVETEFLNDEYILFHAASNVNENLYFKGQKTTPLPSQLKFTKSQKAKIELLKIISIGNETIYCDKGNLQLFIKDPRANLVILKILSPLIENWYKNYNDLLSPATNNPNYHALMVDGESLICDYSYCQLYIYSLALQVDVRENPFKLKEIAKSAKYVEIAYSAAKEILVSAERLRSFGLARFLPVRWVARIVRAIAFIIKCYLTLTGNKTNTIGNPVANTILRLTVIPIEETLPLVETAAEILNETSPDELHLGKRYSTIISYLCSEMRTNNFKNKNREQEYRAENETSNLPPRRTEQHEQTDTIAESRDTNHLPQHTTAPDMSQHDAPLQPMNSLPNEIMDWFFTSEDIGLDFVDPWTEMIEQKYMEKSHFHQQDSPAAG, from the coding sequence ATGGGTAAGCTATCGTCGAAGAGACATGGAGAATTGACGAAAGAAGGGACCGCTAAATGGAGAAGAAGTTACAAAGCATGCCTCAATTGTCGTACGAAAAAAGTCAAGTGCGACATGGGGCCTGTTGGCAATCCTCATGGACCACCATGTTTGCGTTGCcgaagagaaagaaagaaatgcGAGTTCCCGCCCTCAAAACATCGTGTTGACATAGGGCAAGAGGTGAGTGACATGTGTGGGATTCCAACCGCGAGTGCCGTTAAAAAGTGCGGTTATGAATCCAGTACTCATTCCAAGGAAGTATCTGACAGTGGTACTAGTGCATTGGACTCTAAATGGAAGATCGAGGTTTATTCAATGCAGAATGCTCTCGAATTTCTGGCGAAAGCTGCTGGCTCAGTTGCACATAGTGAAGGCCCTGACATAAATTCAGAATTAAACAGTTCCAGCATGCAGAATGCTCTCAGCAAGATAGTCAAAAGCTTTTCTATTGACCAAGAATCATCAGCACCTCCTGAGTGTGCACATAATACACAGAGCTCAGCCAGAGCTGCGCCTTTTTCATTCGAAGGGCTAGGCAATATGCAACCTCAATTATTCACGAAGCTCACcgatattgaatttattgGAGATGATAGGGTGATTTCTGAAATGGAGGCTATAAAACTAATAGATGCTTTTTTCTTAAGGATGCATCCCTTTTTTCCACATATACCTCTACAATTGCAAGAACCTGAGGAATTGGTACGATACCCTCTACTACTTTGTGCTATCCTGACAGTGTCAAGCCGTTACCAATCATTTCGCGAAttgaaattatttgaaGGTTCGAGTGGTGACCGTGCATTAGATATTCATGAGAAATTATGGGCTTACAGTCAAAGATTAATTTCACAAACCATTTGGGCTGAGGCAAGCACGAGATCTATAGGCACGGTTCTAGCCTTTTTACTGTTCACCGAATGGAACCCTAGAGCGATACATTCAAAATGGCAGGATTACGCTAATGATTCTGAGTCAAGTGACAGCTCCAGGAGAGACACACGCGATATTGGTACAATTAAAGAAACAAAAGGACTAATCGGTTTGGAATCTATCAGAAGAAGTGATAGAATGGCCTGGATGCTGACTGGATCTGCTGTGAGACTAGCACAGGATATGGGATTCATTGAAACAAACTGCAAAATCTTTATCGCCACTCATATTGCTGAAACACAAACTGCCATGCAAGTTAATCAGAGACCAATATTAGCCGAATCACTCAATGATATAAAATTCGAAGAGAATGATGAAGCAGAAGATATTCAGAGTTTGTATTTTAATCATATTTTAGAGAATGATAAAAGCAGAAAACGGTGGCTCAAGTTTGTACAAGAAATGAGACTCTACGAAATTCCTGAGGGAAGCAGAATCTGGAAAGAAGTGGAAactgaatttttgaatgacgAGTATATCTTGTTTCATGCAGCAAGTAATGTAAACGAAAACttatatttcaaaggaCAGAAAACAACTCCGTTACCGTCGCAATTGAAATTTACCAAGAGTCAAAAGGCAAAGATagaattattgaaaataatctCAATCGGAAATGAGACTATATATTGCGATAAGGGAAATCTGCAATTATTCATAAAAGATCCGAGAGCTAACCTGGTCATATTAAAGATTTTGTCACCTTTAATCGAAAATTGGTATAAGAATTACAACGACTTGTTGAGTCCCGCAACAAACAACCCGAATTATCACGCATTAATGGTAGACGGAGAAAGTCTCATTTGCGATTATTCGTATTGCCAGTTGTACATATACTCACTGGCGCTACAAGTCGATGTGAGGGAAAATCCATTtaaattgaaagagatcGCCAAAAGCGCCAAATACGTCGAAATTGCTTACAGTGCCGCCAAAGAAATTCTGGTCTCTGCCGAGAGGTTGAGATCATTTGGATTGGCTCGATTTCTACCTGTAAGATGGGTAGCGCGAATAGTCCGTGCCATTGCGTTCATAATCAAGTGTTATCTAACACTAACCGGTAACAAAACCAATACCATCGGCAATCCCGTTGCAAATACCATCTTGAGACTGACCGTTATCCCCATCGAGGAGACTCTGCCGTTGGTAGAAACTGCCGCTGAGATACTCAACGAGACCTCGCCCGACGAATTGCATCTAGGCAAACGGTACTCGACCATAATTTCATACCTCTGCTCGGAGATGAGGACgaacaatttcaagaacaaaaacCGTGAACAAGAATATCGCGCTGAGAACGAGACAAGCAATTTGCCGCCAAGAAGAACAGAACAGCACGAACAGACAGACACGATCGCAGAGTCCCGGGACACCAACCACCTTCCACAACACACTACTGCTCCAGATATGAGCCAACACGATGCACCACTTCAGCCTATGAACTCGCTCCCGAACGAGATCATGGACTGGTTTTTCACGAGTGAAGACATAGGCTTGGATTTTGTGGATCCATGGACAGAAATGATCGAACAAAAATACATGGAGAAATCGCATTTCCACCAGCAAGATTCACCTGCTGCTGGCTAG
- the GIS4 gene encoding Gis4p (similar to Saccharomyces cerevisiae GIS4 (YML006C); ancestral locus Anc_5.526) gives MQKSVRVDDYFDNDDGGVWSWYLMNIRSGNFEEVSKNRLKATLLKRFLNERFDPSNNQHHRPNTKILFISIPDKVHRDRILLENFLRDYFHLERLEHIQITRLTHGKIYNHENHYILIDTMNNFEDPRFLKLVNTRWPQCDIAAKELTNSNNKSSTYSPNNINNSHNKTNNKRGRSNHNEDPRSYGTVSERTDSSKSLPTSQPYSSGMQNGIGSASGDNMQLQQRVEVKSVLSESVNENDDTLSTRFFNDEQGHETGSEEAHKAEEDQDYQDDYGESIVLDFPHTIVRKQFTKMNLYSPAQSENVSFNSYEDNLKDAGSESASEDESEITSYPGQPLTLTVTRQEDGLTNGSQSSQEGQNHDSVSELSSVSRSLHSLGSTTSLDEDDNIDVDSDSSDYSVLSILPSISISDSLGHFRLVLQLSLVQNPETKEIFTAIRQSNNEPTVANVEDDWLLYDSNFSMDNLQMLTLQDFLDSNRSFPKIIFYSMIVVSDDEDESTQPKSPQPLLSTNNAFDPSQHTLLRDSLNNDHVSDIESDLSLSNEPKGFYPASDRDETDNDYEYDDASLSEKSDPRMFAPTRIQSNATAHRSIRTVNSIGDWAFLHSHNDVHPSGKMNLSNDSQPTEQNVHFNKDANGLHLSAVNTSSKGGLSKVNTVASMGAVERSKSTPLPVILKSLSIDNEGKRWKSRMEAFRKKRSHRSNNGEKNCAIM, from the coding sequence ATGCAGAAGTCGGTGAGGGTAGACGATTACTTTGATAATGACGACGGCGGCGTTTGGTCGTGGTATCTTATGAACATACGTAGCGGAAATTTTGAGGAAGTCAGCAAAAACAGACTGAAGGCCACGCTTTTGAAGAGGTTCTTGAACGAAAGGTTCGATCCTTCCAACAATCAGCACCACCGGCCGAACACGAAGATTTTATTCATATCGATTCCGGATAAAGTGCACCGAGATAGGATACTTTTGGAGAATTTTCTTAGAGACTACTTCCATTTGGAACGCTTGGAACACATCCAAATAACGAGACTAACCCATGGTAAGATTTACAACCACGAGAATCATTATATCTTGATCGACACGatgaacaattttgaagatccGCGATTTTTGAAGTTGGTGAACACCAGATGGCCACAATGCGACATTGCCGCCAAAGAATTGACcaatagtaataataagAGCAGCACCTATAGTCCTAATAACATCAACAATAGTCATAATAAAACTAATAACAAACGTGGCAGGAGTAATCACAACGAAGATCCAAGGTCTTATGGGACTGTGTCGGAGCGTACAGATTCATCGAAGTCGCTGCCTACCTCACAGCCGTATTCGAGCGGCATGCAAAATGGTATCGGATCAGCCTCTGGAGATAATATGCAGTTGCAGCAAAGGGTTGAGGTTAAATCTGTACTATCAGAAAGCGTAAACGAAAACGACGATACTCTTAGTActagatttttcaatgacgaGCAAGGTCACGAGACAGGTTCAGAAGAAGCTCACAAGGCtgaagaagatcaagattATCAAGACGATTACGGTGAGTCGATAGTACTCGATTTCCCACACACAATTGTACGAAAACAATTCACTAAAATGAATTTATACAGTCCAGCACAATCAGAAAATGTATCTTTCAATAGTTATGAGGATAATCTCAAGGATGCTGGCAGTGAAAGTGCaagtgaagatgaatcAGAAATTACAAGCTATCCCGGTCAACCCTTAACTTTAACGGTAACAAGACAAGAAGATGGTTTGACAAATGGTTCACAGAGTTCTCAGGAAGGACAAAACCATGATTCGGTTTCGGAACTATCAAGTGTGAGCAGGTCTCTACATAGTCTTGGTTCAACAACTTCTttggatgaagatgataacATTGATGTTGACAGTGATTCCTCTGATTATTCTGTCCTATCAATTCTACcttcaatatcaatatcCGATTCATTGGGCCATTTCAGATTAGTGTTACAATTGTCACTTGTGCAAAACCCAGAAAcgaaagaaattttcacAGCAATAAGAcaatcaaataatgaaCCAACTGTTGCTAATGTAGAGGATGACTGGTTATTGTATGATTCGAATTTCTCAATGGATAATCTACAAATGCTTACATTACAAGACTTTTTGGATAGCAATAGATCATTTCCAAAGATAATATTTTATAGCATGATTGTTGTCTCAGATGACGAAGACGAATCTACGCAACCAAAAAGTCCGCAACCTCTGCTTTCAACAAACAATGCATTTGATCCCTCGCAACATACCTTATTGAGGgattctttgaataatgaTCATGTATCAGATATTGAATCAGATCTTTCATTATCGAACGAGCCAAAAGGTTTTTATCCTGCTTCTGACCGCGACGAAACTGATAACGATTATGAGTACGATGATGCTTCGTTATCAGAAAAATCTGACCCCAGAATGTTTGCTCCAACAAGAATTCAATCGAATGCAACTGCTCACAGATCCATTCGCACTGTGAATAGCATTGGTGATTGGGCTTTTCTTCACAGTCATAATGATGTTCATCCATCGGGCAAGATGAATTTAAGCAATGATTCACAACCGACCGAACAAAATGTTCACTTTAATAAAGATGCCAATGGATTGCATCTCTCTGCGGTCAACACTTCATCAAAAGGAGGGCTGTCCAAGGTTAATACGGTAGCGTCAATGGGTGCTGttgaaagatcaaagaGTACTCCTTTGCCTGTTATATTGAAATCTTTATCCATTGACAATGAAGGTAAACGCTGGAAGTCCAGAATGGAAGCgttcagaaaaaaaagatctcACAGGAGCAATAATGGTGAAAAGAATTGTGCAATAATGTAA